A window from Primulina huaijiensis isolate GDHJ02 chromosome 11, ASM1229523v2, whole genome shotgun sequence encodes these proteins:
- the LOC140987326 gene encoding uncharacterized protein produces MKFKVVCRKVFDYVRYDLKEIAFPSSLPDPPNFKKRPELTWKERYLVLKEASRLYAASWVRDIGPELRPNDYKTKEKDGETFNGEKGAPKEREPSTLEDLAVAARGGMETLKPALQRVYMTRASAYRDALRSFIEGYQEGIQQVMEKKEKGKSQQREDAPKTPT; encoded by the exons ATGAAGTTCAAAGTTGTCTGCAGGAAAGTTTTCGATTATGTTCGATATGATCTCAAGGAAATAGCATTTCCTTCCTCTTTACCTGATCCACCTAACTTCAAGAAACGTCCTGAACTGACATGGAAAGAGCGATACCTC GTGCTGAAGGAAGCATCACGACTATATGCGGCAAGTTGGGTCAGGGATATTGGTCCAGAACTCAGGCCAAATGATTAcaagacaaaagaaaaggatGGAGAAACGTTCAATGGTGAAAAAGGTGCTCCAAAAGAGAGGGAACCATCAACTTTGGAGGATCTTG CTGTGGCTGCCAGGGGGGGAATGGAGACATTAAAGCCAGCATTGCAGCGTGTTTACATGACAAGAGCTTCTGCTTATAGAGATGCTCTTAGAAGTTTTATTGAAGGTTATCAAGAAGGTATACAACAAGTTATggagaaaaaggaaaagggtAAATCTCAACAAAGAGAAGATGCTCCAAAAACACCAACCTGA
- the LOC140987350 gene encoding phytochrome A-like yields MSSSKHGQSSTNSARPRDGARIIAQTSIDAKLQANFEESGSSFDYSSSVRVRNSGNEEQTSKSDKVTTAYLHQIQKGKRIQPFGCLLALDEKTFQVIAFSENAPEMLTTGSHAVPSVGDHPVLEMGIDIRTIFTGPSASALQKALGFGEVSLLNPVLVHCKTSGKPFYAIIHRVTGSLVIDFEPVKPHDVPMTAAGALQSYKLAAKAITRLQSLPSGSLDRLCDTMAQEVFELTGYDRVMIYKFHDDDHGEVITEVKKQGLEPYLGLHYPATDIPQAARFLFMKNKMRMICDCRANYVNVIQDEKLSFDLTLCGSTLRAPHGCHSQYMENMNSIASLVMSVVVNEGDEEGPDSSLPQKRKRLWGLVVCHNTTPRFVPFPLRYACEFLAQVFAIHVNKELELENQMVEKNILRTQTLLCDMLLRDAPLGIVSQSPNVMDLVKCDGAVLLYKGKNHKLGSTPTNFQLQDIVSWLEEYHRDSTGLSTDSLYDAGFARALALGNAICGMAAVKLNGKDWLFWFREHTAAEIRWGGAKHESGDRDDGSKLHPRSSFNAFLEVVKMRSLPWKDYEMDAIHSLQLIIRNSCKDSEAMDTDSKAFHTRLTDLKIDRIQELEAVTSEMVRLIETASVPILAVNIDGQVTGWNRKIANLTRLPVDKAIGRHLLELVEEGSADTVSKMLGLALEGREERNVQFEIKSFGSNSESYPVTLVVNACSSRDVRENVVGVCFIAHDITAQKDITDKFTRIEGDYRSIVQNPNPLIPPIFGTDEFGWCSEWNPAMVKVSGWTRDDVINKMLMGEVFGTQNSCCRVKNQETYVNLGIVLNSAVSGQDIEKLPFGFFSRSGKYVDCLLCVSKKLDREGAVIGVFCFLQLASQELQQALHVQRLSEQIALKRSRVLAYIRREAKNPLSGIIFSRKLMERTELDEEQKNFLQTSVFCQSQLDKVLDDTDLDQMIGGYLDLDMVEFKLHEVFIASISQVMLKSHEKGVTIVDNLTPNISNETLFGDSVRLQQILTSFLLTSITFTPSHGQLAVAATLSKDSIGESVQLGHLEFRITHSGEGVPQELLSQMFGDEADATEEGISLFISRKLLKLMNGDVQYLREAQRATFIVSVELAISNTSRF; encoded by the exons ATGTCATCTTCAAAACATGGCCAATCTTCAACAAATTCTGCACGACCAAGGGATGGTGCAAGGATAATTGCACAGACATCTATAGATGCAAAGCTCCAAGCAAACTTTGAGGAATCTGGCAGTTCATTTGACTACTCGAGCTCTGTGCGTGTTAGAAATTCTGGCAATGAAGAGCAAACGTCTAAGTCTGACAAAGTGACTACCGCTTATCTTCATCAAATACAGAAAGGTAAGCGAATCCAGCCGTTTGGATGTCTATTGGCCTTGGATGagaaaactttccaagtgattgCCTTTAGTGAGAATGCTCCCGAAATGCTAACAACGGGCAGCCATGCAGTTCCAAGTGTCGGTGATCACCCGGTTCTTGAAATGGGGATTGATATCAGAACAATTTTTACAGGTCCTAGTGCTTCGGCCTTGCAGAAGGCATTAGGATTTGGAGAGGTTTCTTTGTTAAACCCAGTCTTAGTTCATTGTAAAACTTCGGGAAAGCCTTTTTATGCCATAATCCATAGAGTTACAGGTAGTTTAGTTATCGACTTTGAGCCTGTGAAGCCTCATGACGTTCCTATGACTGCTGCTGGAGCTTTACAATCGTATAAGCTTGCAGCCAAAGCCATTACTCGCTTGCAGTCCTTACCGAGTGGGAGCTTGGATAGGCTATGCGATACCATGGCACAAGAAGTGTTTGAACTCACTGGTTATGACAGAGTAATGATATATAAGTTTCATGATGATGATCATGGAGAAGTGATCACTGAAGTAAAAAAGCAGGGCCTCGAACCATATCTCGGCTTGCATTATCCGGCAACTGATATCCCACAAGCTGCCCGtttcttgttcatgaagaacaagatgagaatGATCTGCGATTGTCGAGCAAATTATGTAAATGTGATTCAAGATGAGAAACTTTCTTTTGATCTTACTTTGTGCGGCTCGACCCTTAGAGCCCCTCATGGTTGCCATTCACAATACATGGAAAACATGAACTCAATTGCATCCCTAGTAATGTCGGTTGTAGTAAACGAGGGAGATGAAGAAGGCCCAGATTCTTCTTTGCCGCAAAAGAGAAAAAGGCTCTGGGGATTGGTGGTTTGCCACAATACTACTCCAAGGTTTGTTCCCTTCCCTCTCCGATACGCATGTGAATTTCTCGCTCAGGTCTTTGCTATACATGTTAACAAGGAATTAGAATTGGAAAATCAAATGGTCGAGAAGAATATTTTGCGGACTCAGACGCTATTGTGTGACATGCTGTTGCGAGATGCGCCCCTAGGTATTGTGTCCCAAAGTCCTAATGTAATGGATCTTGTGAAATGTGATGGGGCCGTGTTACTATACAAgggtaaaaatcataaattaggATCGACTCCAACTAACTTTCAGCTTCAAGATATAGTTTCATGGCTCGAAGAATACCACAGGGACTCAACAGGTTTGAGTACGGATAGCTTGTATGATGCTGGTTTTGCTAGAGCTCTAGCTCTTGGGAACGCTATCTGTGGAATGGCAGCTGTAAAGTTAAATGGCAAGGATTGGCTTTTCTGGTTCAGAGAGCACACTGCTGCCGAAATTCGGTGGGGTGGAGCGAAGCACGAATCTGGTGACAGAGACGATGGGTCAAAGTTGCATCCTAGGTCGTCATTTAATGCATTCTTGGAAGTTGTGAAGATGCGGAGTTTACCTTGGAAAGACTATGAGATGGATGCAATCCACTCGTTGCAGCTTATTATAAGAAATTCGTGTAAAGATTCCGAGGCAATGGATACAGACTCAAAGGCATTTCATACAAGGCTCACTGACCTGAAAATTGATAGAATACAGGAGCTTGAAGCAGTGACTTCTGAGATGGTACGCCTGATTGAAACTGCCTCCGTTCCTATCTTGGCTGTTAATATAGATGGGCAGGTGACTGGATGGAATAGGAAAATTGCCAATTTAACTCGTCTTCCTGTCGATAAAGCAATTGGTCGGCATTTGCTCGAACTTGTTGAAGAAGGTTCTGCAGATACAGTGAGTAAGATGTTGGGATTGGCACTTGAAG GAAGAGAAGAACGTAACGTGCAATTCGAGATCAAGTCATTTGGATCAAATAGTGAATCCTACCCAGTCACCTTAGTTGTCAATGCTTGCTCGAGCAGGGATGTCCGGGAGAATGTCGTTGGAGTGTGTTTTATTGCTCACGATATAACCGCACAGAAGGATATAACAGACAAGTTTACAAGAATAGAAGGAGATTATAGATCCATCGTGCAAAACCCGAATCCATTGATCCCGCCAATATTTGGTACTGACGAATTTGGGTGGTGTTCGGAATGGAATCCTGCTATGGTAAAAGTATCGGGATGGACTAGAGACGACGTGATCAATAAAATGCTCATGGGAGAGGTCTTCGGGACGCAAAACTCTTGTTGCCGTGTCAAGAATCAAGAAACCTATGTAAATCTGGGTATTGTACTCAACAGTGCTGTGAGTGGTCAAGACATTGAAAAATTACCGTTTGGTTTTTTCTCTAGGAGTGGAAAGTACGTGGATTGCCTTTTATGTGTGAGCAAAAAGTTGGATCGAGAGGGTGCCGTTATCGGAGTTTTTTGCTTCCTGCAGCTTGCTAGTCAAGAGCTCCAACAAGCGCTTCATGTTCAACGGTTATCAGAGCAAATTGCATTGAAGAGATCGAGAGTCTTGGCTTATATTCGAAGAGAGGCGAAAAATCCTCTTTCTGGGATTATATTTTCACGGAAGTTGATGGAAAGAACCGAACTAGATGAGGAGCAGAAAAATTTTTTGCAGACAAGTGTTTTCTGTCAAAGTCAGCTTGACAAAGTTCTTGACGACACGGATCTTGATCAGATGATTGGAgg GTACTTGGATCTTGATATGGTGGAGTTTAAGCTACACGAGGTCTTTATCGCGTCCATAAGTCAAGTTATGTTAAAGAGCCACGAAAAGGGCGTCACAATTGTCGATAACTTGACTCCAAATATCTCGAATGAAACACTATTCGGGGACAGTGTAAGGCTTCAACAAATCTTGACTTCTTTCTTGCTGACATCTATTACTTTCACACCGAGCCATGGCCAGCTTGCCGTTGCCGCCACTTTGTCAAAAGATTCTATCGGAGAATCTGTACAGCTCGGCCATTTGGAATTCAG GATAACGCATAGTGGCGAAGGAGTGCCTCAAGAATTACTGAGCCAAATGTTCGGTGACGAAGCAGATGCAACTGAAGAGGGGATTAGCCTTTTTATCAGTAGAAAACTGTTGAAGCTTATGAATGGGGATGTTCAGTATCTTAGGGAGGCGCAGCGAGCCACTTTCATCGTCTCTGTTGAGCTTGCAATCTCGAATACATCTCGCTTCTGA
- the LOC140987261 gene encoding germin-like protein 5-1 has protein sequence MAASAVMCRGMLVIMAVLMLTSKVSADPDLLQDICVADLTSDVRLNGFACTSNVTAEDFFFAGLANPGVVNNSVGSLVNAANVLMIPGLNTLGVSLSRVDYAPGGLNPPHTHPRATEIVFVLEGEIDVGFITTANVLISKTIKKGEVFVFPRGLVHFQKNNRKVAAAAIAAFNSQLPGTQTIASTLFSASPPVPDNVLTKTFQVGTKEIKKIKSRLASKK, from the exons ATGGCTGCTTCTGCTGTTATGTGCAGAGGGATGCTTGTAATCATGGCCGTACTCATGTTAACCAGCAAAGTTTCTGCTGATCCAGATTTGCTTCAAGATATCTGTGTTGCTGATCTCACTTCTG ATGTAAGATTGAACGGATTTGCCTGTACGTCAAACGTGACGGCGGAGGACTTCTTCTTCGCCGGTTTGGCTAATCCGGGAGTCGTCAACAACTCCGTGGGTTCGCTGGTCAACGCCGCCAATGTGCTGATGATTCCCGGTCTCAACACACTCGGCGTGTCACTCTCACGCGTCGACTATGCCCCGGGCGGCCTCAATCCGCCTCACACGCACCCACGCGCCACCGAGATCGTTTTCGTTCTCGAAGGTGAAATCGATGTGGGCTTCATCACCACCGCCAATGTCCTCATCTCCAAGACCATCAAGAAAGGGGAGGTCTTTGTCTTCCCCAGAGGCCTGGTTCACTTCCAGAAGAACAATCGCAAGGTTGCTGCGGCGGCGATCGCGGCGTTCAACAGCCAGCTCCCCGGCACTCAGACCATCGCCTCCACACTGTTTTCCGCGTCGCCGCCGGTGCCGGATAATGTTCTGACTAAAACGTTCCAGGTTGGGACGAAGGAGATCAAGAAGATCAAATCCAGATTGGCATCCaagaaatga